Proteins from a genomic interval of Brucella intermedia LMG 3301:
- the fdxH gene encoding formate dehydrogenase subunit beta, which translates to MFPPVPNPSVQPQQPRFGDKDLIRRSASNVTPPAERQTEVAKLIDVSKCIGCKACQSACAEWNDTHEEVGINVGVYDNPHDLTPDTFTLMRFTEWDNPDTGNLEWLIRKDGCMHCEDPGCLKACPAPGAIVQYSNGIVDFIHDNCIGCGYCIKGCPFNIPRVSEVTNKAYKCTLCSDRIAVGQGPACAKACPTQAIVYGTKDEMKEWADGRIKDLKSRGFENAGLYDPPGVGGTHVMYVLHHADRPELYANLPNNPRISPVVEAWKGVSKYAGMAVMGLAAAAGLLHYIFKGPNVVTEHDEEQAEKLTGEKSS; encoded by the coding sequence ATGTTTCCACCCGTTCCCAATCCTAGCGTCCAGCCGCAACAGCCGCGTTTCGGTGACAAGGACCTGATCAGGCGGTCGGCGTCGAATGTGACGCCGCCTGCCGAGCGCCAGACCGAGGTGGCGAAGCTCATAGACGTGTCGAAGTGCATCGGCTGCAAGGCCTGCCAGTCGGCCTGCGCCGAATGGAACGATACGCATGAGGAAGTGGGCATCAATGTCGGCGTCTATGACAATCCGCACGACCTGACGCCCGACACCTTCACGCTGATGCGCTTTACCGAGTGGGACAATCCCGATACCGGCAATCTGGAATGGCTCATCCGCAAGGATGGCTGCATGCATTGCGAAGACCCCGGCTGTCTCAAGGCCTGCCCGGCGCCCGGTGCAATCGTGCAATATTCCAACGGCATCGTCGATTTCATCCACGATAACTGCATCGGTTGCGGCTATTGCATCAAGGGTTGTCCGTTCAACATCCCGCGCGTTTCCGAGGTCACCAACAAGGCCTATAAATGCACGCTCTGCTCCGACCGCATCGCGGTAGGGCAGGGACCGGCCTGCGCCAAGGCCTGCCCCACACAGGCCATCGTCTACGGCACCAAGGACGAAATGAAGGAATGGGCCGACGGACGCATCAAGGACCTGAAATCGCGTGGCTTTGAGAATGCCGGGCTCTACGATCCGCCGGGCGTTGGCGGCACCCATGTCATGTATGTGCTGCACCATGCCGACCGGCCCGAACTCTATGCCAACCTGCCGAACAATCCGCGCATCAGCCCGGTTGTCGAGGCGTGGAAGGGCGTGTCCAAATATGCGGGCATGGCTGTCATGGGGCTGGCCGCCGCAGCGGGTCTGCTGCACTATATCTTCAAGGGGCCGAATGTCGTGACAGAGCACGACGAGGAACAGGCCGAAAAGCTCACGGGGGAAAAAAGCTCATGA
- a CDS encoding formate dehydrogenase subunit gamma, producing the protein MSRTDFDDVERGDGIEPGPPVRVHRYSGGARINHWITAASLVLLALSGLAMFHPWLFFLSGLFGGGQWTRAIHPWIGVVLFFSFLGLFLRFWSANLWKREDSQWLSQANDVIAGNEEKLPEVGKYNAGQKLVFWSMSLLIVILIVSGLMIWNEYFGSYTSINQQRWALFVHSMAAVAAICVWIVHVYAAIWVKGTIHAMTRGTVTGGWAWRHHRKWLRELTSKQKAKQGSGKPAA; encoded by the coding sequence ATGAGCAGGACCGACTTTGACGATGTTGAGCGCGGCGACGGCATAGAACCCGGCCCGCCGGTCAGGGTGCACCGCTATTCCGGCGGCGCGCGCATCAATCACTGGATCACCGCCGCCAGCCTGGTGCTGCTGGCCCTTTCCGGCCTTGCAATGTTCCACCCGTGGCTGTTTTTCCTGTCGGGCCTGTTTGGCGGCGGGCAGTGGACACGCGCCATCCATCCATGGATCGGCGTTGTCCTGTTCTTCAGCTTTCTCGGCCTTTTCCTGCGCTTCTGGAGCGCCAATCTGTGGAAGCGCGAAGACAGCCAATGGCTGTCGCAGGCCAATGACGTGATTGCCGGCAATGAGGAAAAGCTGCCTGAAGTCGGCAAATATAATGCCGGTCAGAAGCTTGTTTTCTGGTCCATGTCGCTTCTGATCGTGATCCTGATCGTGTCCGGCCTGATGATCTGGAACGAATATTTCGGCTCCTATACCAGCATCAACCAGCAGCGCTGGGCCTTGTTCGTTCACTCCATGGCGGCGGTTGCGGCCATCTGCGTCTGGATCGTGCATGTCTATGCCGCGATCTGGGTCAAGGGCACGATCCATGCGATGACACGCGGCACGGTGACGGGCGGCTGGGCCTGGCGGCACCATCGCAAGTGGCTGCGCGAACTGACATCGAAGCAGAAGGCGAAGCAGGGCAGCGGCAAGCCTGCCGCCTAG
- the fdhE gene encoding formate dehydrogenase accessory protein FdhE has product MAGKKDLVPDPTVIGEISAPPFVQLPDPGALFARRAERLRILASVSPLKPYLEFIADLSEAQSEIDAGLGPVAARQENDRGREFGMPSIDRADAASDAGLHTIFDRLFERARNIAKPQDAADALERVAGSDANERRRMVEAIFAGVLPPDAIAEHIYIWAGLQLHLARLASALDPKSVKPVADGVCPACGSMPSSSMVVGWHGAHGARFCSCSVCNTLWHYVRIKCTCCGSTKGIGYKEVEEGGGVIKAETCDECESWVKIIYQQLSSDADPVADDVASLGLDMLMRETPYRRGGFSPLLAGL; this is encoded by the coding sequence ATGGCAGGCAAGAAAGATCTGGTGCCGGACCCGACGGTCATCGGCGAAATATCGGCCCCACCCTTCGTGCAACTGCCGGACCCCGGCGCGCTTTTTGCCAGACGGGCGGAGCGCCTGCGTATTCTGGCTTCGGTCAGCCCGCTGAAACCCTATCTGGAATTCATCGCTGATCTGAGCGAGGCGCAGTCCGAAATAGACGCCGGGCTCGGCCCTGTCGCTGCGCGGCAGGAGAATGATCGGGGACGCGAATTCGGGATGCCCTCGATCGATCGTGCGGATGCCGCATCGGATGCGGGGCTTCACACCATCTTCGACCGGCTCTTCGAGCGCGCCCGCAATATCGCCAAGCCGCAGGACGCCGCCGATGCGCTGGAGCGTGTGGCGGGCAGCGATGCGAATGAACGTCGCCGGATGGTCGAGGCGATCTTTGCCGGCGTTCTGCCGCCTGACGCAATTGCCGAGCACATCTATATCTGGGCGGGATTGCAGCTTCATCTTGCGCGGCTCGCCTCGGCGCTCGACCCGAAGTCGGTGAAGCCGGTTGCCGATGGCGTCTGCCCCGCTTGCGGCAGCATGCCGTCAAGCTCCATGGTCGTCGGCTGGCACGGTGCGCATGGCGCGCGCTTCTGCTCCTGTTCCGTCTGCAACACGCTCTGGCACTATGTGCGGATCAAATGCACGTGCTGCGGGTCCACAAAAGGCATCGGCTACAAGGAAGTCGAAGAAGGCGGCGGCGTCATCAAGGCCGAAACCTGCGATGAATGCGAAAGCTGGGTCAAGATCATCTATCAGCAGCTATCCTCGGATGCCGATCCGGTGGCCGACGATGTTGCAAGCCTCGGCCTGGACATGCTGATGCGCGAGACGCCTTACAGGCGGGGTGGTTTCTCCCCGCTTCTCGCCGGATTGTGA
- the selA gene encoding L-seryl-tRNA(Sec) selenium transferase, which translates to MDQIKSSLRHLPSVDAILQMPALAAALESFGHASVAEAVRKVLGNEREAVKSGAAPSSNVLLAERVIHLLEASGQSSLRPLFNLTGTVLHTNLGRAILAEAAIEAATQAMRQAVSLEFDLSSGARGERDDHLRALVCELTGAEDATIVNNNAAAVLLVLNSLAAGKEAIVSRGELIEIGGAFRMPDIMTRAGTRLVEVGTTNRTHPRDYENAINSDTGLVLKVHTSNYRIEGFTREVTAPELAAIAQARGVPLVNDLGSGTLADLTAFGLAHEPTVREAVAEGADIITFSGDKLLGGPQAGFVVGRRDLIAHINRNPMKRALRVDKIRLAALEATLKLYRNPQRLAEKLPTLRYLARPQAEIAAQAERLKPALEKVLGPAFTVTVTECASQIGSGALPLSTVPSAGLSIAPKDGSGSALTALGASLRALPLPVIGRIEKGALVLDLRCLDDESSFIGNLSSYAAC; encoded by the coding sequence ATGGACCAGATCAAATCGTCGCTGCGCCATCTTCCTTCCGTGGATGCCATCCTGCAAATGCCCGCGCTTGCCGCAGCATTGGAGAGCTTTGGCCATGCTTCGGTGGCGGAAGCCGTGCGGAAGGTGCTGGGAAATGAGCGTGAGGCGGTGAAGTCCGGCGCCGCGCCTTCCAGCAACGTGCTTTTGGCGGAGCGGGTTATTCACCTGCTCGAAGCATCCGGCCAGTCGAGCCTGCGCCCCTTGTTCAACCTGACTGGAACGGTCCTGCACACCAATCTCGGGCGCGCCATTCTGGCCGAAGCCGCAATCGAGGCTGCGACGCAAGCCATGCGGCAGGCGGTTTCTCTTGAGTTCGACCTTTCTTCCGGCGCGCGCGGCGAGCGTGACGATCATCTGCGCGCGCTTGTCTGCGAACTGACCGGGGCAGAGGATGCCACCATCGTCAACAACAACGCGGCGGCGGTGCTTCTGGTGCTGAACAGCCTTGCAGCGGGAAAGGAAGCCATTGTTTCGCGTGGCGAACTGATCGAGATCGGCGGTGCTTTCCGCATGCCGGATATCATGACCCGCGCCGGTACGCGGCTTGTCGAAGTTGGCACCACCAACCGCACCCATCCGCGCGATTACGAGAATGCGATCAACTCCGATACGGGTCTGGTGCTGAAGGTCCACACCTCCAACTATCGGATCGAGGGGTTCACGCGCGAAGTCACTGCCCCGGAACTTGCAGCAATCGCGCAGGCGAGGGGCGTGCCGCTGGTCAACGATCTCGGCTCCGGCACGCTGGCCGACCTGACAGCTTTCGGTCTGGCACATGAGCCGACGGTGCGCGAGGCAGTGGCCGAAGGCGCTGATATCATCACTTTTTCCGGCGACAAGCTTCTCGGCGGGCCGCAGGCGGGGTTCGTCGTCGGGCGGCGCGATCTGATCGCCCACATCAACAGGAACCCGATGAAGCGCGCCTTGCGGGTCGACAAGATCAGGCTTGCAGCGCTTGAGGCGACGCTCAAACTTTATCGCAACCCGCAGCGGCTTGCGGAAAAACTGCCGACCTTGCGTTATCTGGCGCGCCCGCAGGCAGAAATTGCCGCGCAGGCGGAAAGGCTCAAACCCGCGCTGGAAAAGGTGCTCGGGCCCGCTTTCACCGTCACGGTGACGGAGTGCGCCAGCCAGATCGGCTCCGGGGCCTTGCCGCTTTCGACCGTGCCAAGCGCCGGTCTGTCGATTGCACCGAAGGACGGCAGCGGCTCCGCGCTGACAGCGCTTGGCGCTTCGCTGCGCGCGCTGCCTCTCCCGGTCATCGGGCGGATAGAAAAGGGCGCGCTCGTGCTCGACTTGCGCTGTCTTGACGACGAAAGCAGTTTCATCGGGAACCTGTCATCCTATGCGGCTTGCTGA
- a CDS encoding tetratricopeptide repeat protein, translating into MRLADLFARKTKQDTTAQALEKALAAAKTGDYATALSIWEPLARSGNARAQNNIGACFAGGMGVEKNIGLAQRWLTLSAAAGDASGQRNLASLLFKGEGIEADYPEAARLYRLAAEQGDAQAQDMLSWMLIEGEVISADPVEAREWALKAAEGGVAAAMTRLGMIYHNALGVPRDPSRAVYWWRKAADAGDADGQAMLGAALHLGMGVERDPLAAYDYLQRARTGGSALAAPFIEAARSALDEQP; encoded by the coding sequence ATGCGGCTTGCTGATCTCTTCGCCCGCAAAACGAAGCAGGACACGACGGCGCAGGCGCTGGAAAAGGCGCTTGCGGCTGCAAAGACGGGTGATTACGCAACGGCGCTTTCCATCTGGGAGCCGCTGGCCCGTAGCGGCAATGCCCGTGCGCAGAACAATATCGGGGCCTGTTTTGCAGGCGGCATGGGCGTCGAGAAGAATATCGGCCTCGCGCAGCGCTGGCTGACCCTTTCCGCCGCCGCTGGCGATGCTTCCGGCCAGCGCAATCTCGCTTCCCTGCTTTTCAAGGGCGAAGGCATCGAAGCCGATTACCCGGAAGCTGCGCGGCTCTACCGCCTTGCCGCCGAACAGGGTGACGCGCAGGCGCAGGACATGCTGAGCTGGATGCTCATCGAGGGCGAGGTGATTTCCGCCGATCCGGTGGAGGCGCGTGAATGGGCGCTGAAGGCAGCCGAAGGCGGCGTTGCCGCAGCCATGACGCGGCTTGGCATGATCTACCATAATGCCCTCGGTGTGCCGCGTGATCCGTCCCGGGCGGTCTACTGGTGGCGAAAGGCCGCCGACGCGGGCGATGCCGACGGGCAGGCCATGCTGGGGGCGGCGCTGCACCTCGGCATGGGCGTGGAACGCGATCCTTTGGCGGCTTACGATTATCTGCAGCGCGCAAGGACGGGCGGCAGCGCGCTTGCCGCGCCTTTCATCGAGGCAGCGCGCAGCGCACTGGACGAGCAACCATGA
- the selB gene encoding selenocysteine-specific translation elongation factor, translating into MIVGTAGHIDHGKTALVRALTQVDTDRLKEEKARGISIDLGFAYLPLSGDEKDILGFVDVPGHEKFVHTMLAGAASIDFVMLVVAADDGIMPQTREHLAIVNLLGIRRGVAVITKSDLAAPDRLAEVETAIRNELALTGLVDIPVLAVSTVSGAGIDDLRTMLEAQAHAVGERQANGRFRLAVDRSFTLKGAGTVVTGTVLSGKVAIGDHLAISPAGKEARVRTIHAQNRPSETAQAGDRCALNLAGEGISKEAVHRGDMLVSPPLHRPTDRIDASLQILPSEKKPIGQWFPARLHHASAEVGARIVPLRGGELRPGSEDRVQMVLDRPLAVAAGDRFVIRDVSAQRTIGGGRFLDLRPPQRKRRSPERMAQLDAHSIDDPVQAARALLSVEPYYLDATAFQRDRALADDPQALAQALDAVMLPQANSVLLLLPERWNALRDEIVARLGAFHTENPDLIGMGVERLRLLLKPRLPAPAFRAAIAALIEADLLRLDGAWLRLRDHEVTMSDADDALWQRIAPLLGGDARFRPPRVRDIAGLLDEREEDIRRLLKLAGRMGRVHEVAHDHFFLRATIAEMIGILSDMDAAFDSGWFIAARFRDRVDSGRKVAIQILEFFDRNSVTIRRGDMRRLNRRKLDLFGDFAQGETQQTGGAL; encoded by the coding sequence ATGATCGTTGGAACGGCGGGGCATATCGACCATGGCAAGACCGCGCTGGTGCGCGCGCTTACACAGGTGGATACGGACCGGCTGAAAGAGGAAAAGGCGCGGGGCATTTCCATCGATCTCGGCTTTGCCTATCTGCCGTTGTCCGGCGACGAAAAGGATATACTGGGCTTTGTCGACGTGCCGGGGCACGAGAAGTTCGTGCATACGATGCTGGCCGGGGCGGCGAGCATCGATTTCGTCATGCTGGTTGTCGCCGCCGATGACGGCATCATGCCGCAAACCCGCGAACATCTGGCAATCGTCAATCTGCTCGGCATCCGGCGCGGTGTTGCCGTCATTACCAAATCCGACCTTGCCGCGCCCGACCGCCTTGCGGAAGTGGAAACCGCTATCCGCAACGAACTGGCGCTGACGGGGCTTGTCGATATTCCCGTTCTGGCGGTTTCCACCGTGTCCGGTGCCGGGATCGACGATCTCAGAACCATGCTGGAGGCGCAGGCCCATGCGGTTGGCGAGCGGCAGGCGAACGGACGTTTTCGTCTGGCCGTGGATCGTTCCTTCACGCTGAAGGGCGCGGGTACGGTCGTCACTGGCACGGTGCTTTCCGGCAAGGTCGCCATCGGCGATCATCTGGCGATCAGCCCGGCTGGAAAAGAAGCGCGGGTCCGGACCATTCATGCGCAGAACCGGCCGAGCGAAACCGCGCAGGCGGGTGATCGCTGCGCGCTCAATCTGGCAGGCGAAGGCATATCGAAAGAGGCGGTGCATCGCGGCGACATGCTGGTGTCGCCCCCTCTGCATCGTCCCACGGACCGCATCGATGCTTCGCTGCAAATATTGCCTTCCGAGAAAAAGCCGATAGGCCAGTGGTTTCCTGCGCGCCTACATCATGCGTCGGCGGAAGTTGGCGCGCGCATCGTGCCTTTGCGGGGCGGCGAGCTTCGGCCCGGGAGCGAAGACCGGGTGCAAATGGTTCTGGATCGCCCCCTTGCCGTGGCCGCCGGAGACCGTTTCGTCATCCGGGATGTGTCCGCGCAACGAACCATCGGGGGCGGACGTTTTCTCGATCTGCGTCCGCCGCAGCGCAAGCGCCGCAGCCCCGAGCGCATGGCGCAACTCGACGCCCATTCCATCGATGATCCCGTGCAGGCGGCGCGGGCGCTGCTGTCCGTCGAACCATATTATCTGGATGCGACGGCCTTCCAGCGCGACCGGGCGCTGGCCGACGATCCGCAGGCACTGGCGCAGGCGCTCGATGCGGTGATGCTGCCGCAGGCGAATTCCGTGCTCCTGCTGTTGCCGGAGCGATGGAATGCGCTGCGGGACGAGATTGTGGCGCGGCTCGGTGCTTTCCACACGGAGAACCCGGACCTGATTGGCATGGGTGTGGAGCGGCTGCGCTTGCTGTTGAAGCCGCGCCTGCCTGCTCCGGCCTTCCGCGCCGCCATTGCTGCACTCATCGAGGCGGACCTGTTGCGGCTCGACGGTGCCTGGCTGCGCCTGCGCGATCATGAAGTGACGATGAGCGATGCCGACGACGCGCTCTGGCAGCGCATCGCGCCGCTTCTTGGCGGCGATGCCCGTTTTCGCCCGCCGCGCGTGCGCGATATTGCGGGTCTGCTGGATGAGCGGGAGGAAGATATCCGCCGCCTGCTCAAGCTTGCCGGGCGCATGGGCCGGGTGCATGAAGTGGCGCACGACCATTTTTTCCTCCGCGCAACGATTGCCGAGATGATCGGAATATTGTCGGACATGGACGCGGCTTTCGACAGCGGCTGGTTTATCGCTGCGCGATTTCGCGACCGGGTCGACAGCGGCCGCAAGGTGGCGATCCAGATACTGGAATTCTTCGACCGCAACAGCGTTACGATAAGGCGCGGAGACATGCGCCGCCTCAACCGCCGCAAGCTCGACCTGTTTGGCGATTTTGCGCAAGGGGAAACGCAACAAACGGGAGGAGCCCTGTGA
- a CDS encoding thioesterase domain-containing protein, which translates to MTRRSLIFAGAALAFCGGAAQAAPRTPSRTAPQADVYLLRGFGDIFSTGIDEIGKQLQANGVDAHVEGHQAWRFVLNRILTDQRNNPRAPVVLIGHSLGANAVIDIAAALEKKGIQVAYMATFAATAPAPLPGNIRRVVNFYFKEHGWGLPLTAGPRFRGSLDNRDFSGMKDIGHFNIEKQRPLQDEVVRNVMGIVRSR; encoded by the coding sequence ATGACCCGCCGCAGCCTGATCTTTGCGGGGGCGGCGCTCGCCTTCTGTGGGGGCGCGGCCCAGGCAGCGCCCAGAACGCCTTCCCGAACGGCGCCGCAGGCCGATGTCTACCTCCTGCGCGGCTTCGGGGATATCTTCTCCACCGGCATCGACGAGATCGGCAAGCAGTTGCAGGCCAACGGCGTCGATGCGCATGTCGAGGGGCATCAGGCATGGCGTTTTGTGCTGAACCGGATTCTCACCGACCAGAGAAACAATCCGCGTGCGCCGGTGGTGCTGATCGGCCATTCGCTGGGCGCCAATGCCGTTATCGATATTGCAGCGGCGCTTGAAAAGAAGGGCATCCAGGTTGCCTATATGGCGACCTTTGCCGCTACCGCTCCCGCCCCCCTGCCCGGCAATATAAGACGTGTGGTGAACTTCTATTTCAAGGAGCACGGCTGGGGCCTGCCGCTGACGGCCGGGCCACGTTTCAGGGGAAGCCTCGACAACCGCGATTTTTCAGGCATGAAGGATATCGGCCATTTCAACATCGAGAAGCAGCGCCCGCTTCAGGACGAAGTGGTGCGCAATGTGATGGGCATCGTGCGTTCGAGATGA
- a CDS encoding protein-S-isoprenylcysteine O-methyltransferase, with the protein MTPTLAAIVWSIGLVAWVVIRIPHQRRARKIKVAKDARTLADRLALGAATVGLSLIPIVYVATGFPAFADYAFQPWLAWIGVIVEIAFLWLFYASHRQLGKNWSVSLEIRREHKLVTEGLYKYVRHPMYLSFWLWAIAQFCLLPNWFAGLAGLVGVAILYFYRVGHEEAMMRAAFGASYDDYARRTGRVIPKIKI; encoded by the coding sequence ATGACACCGACACTGGCTGCAATCGTCTGGAGTATCGGGCTTGTCGCCTGGGTCGTCATCCGCATTCCGCACCAGCGGCGCGCGCGCAAGATCAAGGTTGCGAAGGATGCAAGGACGCTGGCCGACAGGCTGGCGCTGGGGGCGGCGACTGTCGGCCTGTCGCTGATCCCGATCGTCTATGTCGCAACCGGCTTTCCAGCCTTTGCTGACTATGCCTTCCAGCCGTGGCTGGCCTGGATCGGGGTGATTGTCGAGATCGCCTTCCTCTGGCTTTTTTATGCAAGCCACCGGCAGCTCGGCAAGAACTGGTCGGTCTCGCTTGAAATCCGCCGCGAGCACAAGCTGGTGACCGAAGGGCTCTATAAATATGTCCGCCACCCGATGTATCTGTCGTTCTGGCTGTGGGCGATTGCGCAGTTCTGCCTGCTTCCGAACTGGTTTGCGGGGTTGGCGGGCCTTGTCGGTGTCGCCATCCTCTATTTCTACCGGGTCGGCCACGAGGAGGCGATGATGCGCGCGGCGTTCGGCGCATCCTATGACGACTATGCGCGCAGGACGGGCCGCGTCATCCCGAAGATCAAAATATAG
- a CDS encoding alpha/beta fold hydrolase, with protein MKQPVRQRAVFFIGGYDPKTPEAFFGRLNREIKRFEALWSVRSDVSDVSVSPDGEIGSVAIATASADDGWATQTDFNFLVLDKIVLADFDRPLPVRLAKYLAAFGDFVLTGTAFRFFAKAWRFGLYFLYPFLVLALFAVAGYAVARWTVQWLGALSWLVGLAVFFAALAILGKRWSTNHLMDLWSFSLNFIRGRRRDAESLMQRFAAGIVERTAAKHYDEVILIGHSTGGMLMLDVAARCLAIDPEFSSHAPKVTVLTLGSTALKAGYHPAGGHFREGVQRLVDDGGIDWVEIQCLTDAINFYKTDPVAEMGLKRDAQRSFPVTRTVRIKEMLQPEIYRRVKRNLFRVHYQYVFGNTKPYWYDFFQICCGPVSLRERTDDRIIGALPRKETVAE; from the coding sequence ATGAAGCAACCGGTTCGACAACGCGCTGTCTTCTTCATTGGCGGCTATGATCCGAAAACGCCGGAGGCGTTTTTTGGACGATTGAACAGAGAAATCAAACGGTTCGAGGCACTGTGGAGCGTTCGTTCCGACGTTTCGGATGTCAGCGTGTCGCCGGACGGCGAGATCGGCTCCGTCGCGATCGCGACGGCCTCCGCCGATGATGGATGGGCGACCCAGACCGACTTCAATTTTCTCGTTCTGGACAAGATCGTGCTCGCGGATTTCGACCGTCCGCTGCCGGTCAGGCTCGCCAAATATCTCGCCGCCTTCGGGGATTTCGTCCTGACCGGCACCGCCTTCCGCTTCTTTGCCAAGGCCTGGCGCTTCGGGCTTTATTTTCTCTATCCTTTTCTCGTGCTGGCCCTGTTCGCCGTTGCGGGCTATGCGGTGGCGCGATGGACGGTCCAGTGGCTCGGCGCACTGAGCTGGCTCGTCGGCCTTGCGGTTTTTTTCGCGGCGCTCGCCATTCTGGGCAAAAGATGGTCCACCAACCACCTGATGGACCTCTGGTCGTTCTCGCTCAATTTCATTCGCGGGCGGCGGCGGGATGCAGAATCCCTGATGCAGCGCTTCGCAGCCGGCATTGTCGAGCGCACCGCGGCGAAACATTATGATGAAGTCATCCTGATCGGCCACAGCACCGGCGGCATGCTGATGCTGGATGTTGCCGCGCGCTGCCTTGCCATCGATCCGGAATTCAGCAGCCATGCGCCGAAGGTGACGGTCCTCACGCTCGGATCGACCGCGCTCAAGGCCGGTTACCATCCGGCGGGCGGGCATTTTCGCGAGGGCGTGCAGCGGCTGGTGGACGATGGCGGGATCGACTGGGTGGAAATCCAGTGCCTGACCGATGCGATCAACTTCTACAAGACCGACCCCGTGGCCGAGATGGGTTTGAAGCGGGATGCGCAGCGATCCTTTCCCGTCACGCGGACGGTGCGCATAAAGGAAATGCTGCAGCCGGAAATCTACCGGCGTGTGAAGCGGAACCTTTTTCGCGTGCATTATCAATATGTATTCGGAAATACGAAGCCCTATTGGTATGATTTCTTTCAAATCTGCTGTGGGCCGGTCTCGCTTCGGGAACGGACCGACGACCGCATAATCGGCGCCCTGCCAAGGAAGGAAACTGTTGCCGAATGA
- a CDS encoding response regulator transcription factor, producing MRLPEILPQPTVLCIEDETHILEELIDELGTSGFNAIGAANATEALRVLDTTTPDIIICDILMPGTNGLQFLEQIRSSRTDLAGTPFLFLTALADRSHELTGREAGADDYLTKPIDFDVLILTIRARLNLVARVKAISNQPAAAEPNGEFIHLSRRETEVLKEIGTGQRNGEIARKLGLSEHTVSDYVKAIYQKLSVSSRAEATREAIRRGLVDMR from the coding sequence ATGCGACTGCCTGAAATCCTCCCCCAGCCGACCGTCCTCTGCATCGAGGACGAAACCCATATTCTGGAAGAACTGATCGATGAACTGGGCACTTCGGGGTTCAACGCCATTGGCGCGGCCAATGCGACCGAAGCGCTGCGCGTGCTGGACACGACGACGCCCGACATCATCATCTGCGATATATTGATGCCCGGCACCAACGGCCTGCAATTTCTGGAACAGATCCGCAGTTCCCGCACCGACCTTGCCGGAACGCCATTCCTGTTCCTGACCGCGCTTGCCGACCGCAGCCACGAGCTGACCGGCAGGGAGGCCGGTGCCGACGATTACCTGACCAAGCCGATCGATTTCGATGTCCTCATCCTCACGATCCGCGCCCGGCTCAATCTGGTGGCGCGCGTGAAGGCCATATCCAACCAGCCTGCGGCAGCGGAGCCGAACGGCGAGTTCATCCATCTTTCGCGCCGGGAAACCGAAGTGCTGAAGGAGATAGGCACCGGACAGCGCAACGGCGAAATCGCCCGCAAGCTTGGACTGTCGGAACATACGGTCAGCGATTATGTGAAGGCCATCTACCAGAAGCTCAGCGTGTCGTCGCGGGCCGAGGCAACGCGGGAAGCCATAAGGCGTGGCCTGGTCGACATGAGATAG